The segment TGTACCGGGCCTGTAGCGCGCCTGCTAACCTGCCTTGGGCGGGGTTTATAAGGGGTGGTTCAGCAATTGTACCGTGCGGAGGCAGTTGCTGCTCGCATTTCTCGCGGCCGCGGTGGCCGTAATCGGGCTCTTCGCGCTCCTCAGGGTTGGAGGGGAAGTCTCGCTTGACGACTTGAAGAGTGAGGCGAAGCACACCTTCACGCTCGAGAGCCCGGACTTCCCGTACGGCGGGGAGATCCCGGCCGCTTTCACGTGCGACGGCCGGAACGCGCCGCCCGCTTTGAGGTGGAAGGGGCAGCCGGAGGGCACCGTGAGCTACCTGTTGGTGGTGTACGACCCTGATGCCCCTAGCGGCACCTTCATCCACTGGGTTGTCTACGACATACCGGGCTCAGCCACTGAGTACCAGCTGGGGGCTGGCGTGAGCGGGCTGAACGATTTCGGCCAGGTGGGCTACGGAGGCCCCTGCCCGCCCCGTGGTTCAACTCACAGGTACTTCTTCGTCCTCTTCGCCCTCGACACTAAGCTGAACTTGGGTGAAGGGGCTAGGCTGAGCGACGTGCTCAGAGCGGCGAAGGGGCACGTCCTGGCTGTCGCGGAGACTATGGGCAGGTACGGGAGGAAGTAGCAGGAGAGGCAGCTCGCCGCCCGC is part of the Thermofilaceae archaeon genome and harbors:
- a CDS encoding YbhB/YbcL family Raf kinase inhibitor-like protein — protein: MRRQLLLAFLAAAVAVIGLFALLRVGGEVSLDDLKSEAKHTFTLESPDFPYGGEIPAAFTCDGRNAPPALRWKGQPEGTVSYLLVVYDPDAPSGTFIHWVVYDIPGSATEYQLGAGVSGLNDFGQVGYGGPCPPRGSTHRYFFVLFALDTKLNLGEGARLSDVLRAAKGHVLAVAETMGRYGRK